The Amycolatopsis nigrescens CSC17Ta-90 genomic interval CACCGACGCGGGCGCCAGGCCGGTCGAACAGCCCGCCGACGAGCGACCGAGCGGAGTCATCACCGATTTCGGCATCGACACCACGTCGATGTCCACCGGTGAGGCGATCCGCGACTACTTCTCCCGGCTGAAGGCCGGCCAGCTCGGCTCACTGCCGGCGCTGCTCGGCCTCGCCGCGCTGGTGATCCTGTTCGCCGTGCTGTCGGACAGTTTCCTCACCCTGTACAACATCGCCAACCTGTTCGCGCAGGGCGCCGGGCAGACGATCATCGCGATGGGCATCGTGTTCGTGCTGCTGATCGGCGAGATCGACCTGTCCGCGGGCACCGCGTCCGGGGTCGCCGGTGCGCTGATGGCGCTGCACTTCGTGCGCGGCGGCAACCTGCTCGGCTCGATGGGTTCGACGGTCTACTTCGTCTTCCTCGTGGTGCTGGTGATCGCCGTGCTGGTCGCGGTGCTGCTGCGGATCTGGGCCGGCGCGGCACTTTCCGCGGTGGCCATCGCGATCGTGCTGTCCGGCCTTGCCGCCAACCCGTGGGTCGAGATGCTGCTCGCGATCTGCGCTGGCACCGCGATCGGCTGCATCACCGGGTTCCTGGTCTCCAGGATCGGCATGCCATCCTTCGTGGTCACGCTGGCGCTGTTCCTGGTCTGGCAGGGCGTGATCCTGCAGCTGATCGGCGAAGGCGGCACGCTGGGCATCAACGCGTCGCCGGTGCTGAACCAGGTGGCCAACGGCAACCTGTCCACCACCGGGAGCTGGCTGCTGTTCGTGGTCGGTGCCGGCGGGTTCGCCGCGGTCACCCTCGGCGGGCACTTCTCCCGGCTCAACCGGGGACTGGTCACCAAGCCGACTCCGCTGGTGCTGTTCAAGGTCGCCCTGATCGCGGTGCTCGGCGCGGTGGCGACGGCGGTGCTGACCACCAACCGCGCGCCGAACGCGAACATCGTCATCTCCGGGGTGCCCTACGTGGTGCCGATCGTGCTGGTGCTGCTGACCATCGGTACCTACGTGCTCAACCGGACCCGCTACGGCAGGCACATCTACGCGGTCGGCGGCAACGCCGAGGCCGCCCGCCGGGCCGGGATCAACGTGGGCAAGGTCCGCGCCAGCGTGTTCGTGATCTGCTCCTCGGTGGCCGCGGTCGGCGCGATCGTCTACTCCTCGAAGGTCGGCTCGGTGGACCCGCAGGCCGGCGGGCTGAACACCCTGCTGTTCGCGGTGGGCGCCGCGGTGATCGGTGGCACCTCGCTGTTCGGCGGTCGCGGCCGAGTGGTGGACGCGGTGATCGGCGGGCTGGTGCTGGCCGTGGTCGGCAACGGTCTCGGGCTGCTCCAGCAGTCCGCCGCGGTGGTGAACATCATCACCGGGCTGGTGCTGCTGCTGGCCGCCACCGTGGACGCGCTGTCGCGCCGCCGCGCGGCTGCCGCACCGCGCTGACCGGGTCGTGGGAACATAGCCCGCGTGACCAGCACGCCCGTTGCACGGCCCGACGAGGTGCGCCGGCACAACCGCACGACTCTGCTGCGGCTGCTGCACGTCGGCGGTCCGGTTACCAGGGCGGCGCTGGCCAGTGAGCTGGGCCTGAACCGCAGCACAATCAAGATCCTGGTGGACTCGCTGGCCGAGGCGGGCGTCGTCGAGGAGCGGGTGCCGAGGCCAGGGCGAGGGGCGGGCCGCCCCTCGCTGCTCGTGCTGCCCCAGCCACAGGCCGCGGTGGTGCTGGCGGTCGACGTCCAGGTGGAGCACGTCGCGATCGCACTGGTCGGTCTTGGTGGCCAGATCCTCGGCCGCAACAGCTGGAACCTGCGCCAGCGCACCCGCGAGCCGGACGAGGTGATCACGCACGTGATCGAGTCGGCCACCGTGCTGGCCGGCGACCTCGGCTGCACGCCGGTGGCGGCCGGGGTGTCCGTGCCGGGCGTGATCCGGCGCCGGGACGGCCATGTGCACGAGGCGCCGAACCTGCGCTGGACCGATGTCGCGCTCGGTGAACGGCTTGGCAGCGTGCTGCGGGTGCCGGTGCTGGTCGGCAACGACGCGGAGCTGGGCGCGGTGGCCGAGCACCTGCGCGGCTCGGCCCGCGGCTGCTCGGATGTGGTGTACGTCTCGGCGGACGTGGGCGTCGGCGGCGGCGTGATCGCGGAGGGTTCGGCGCTGCGCGGCACCGCCGGCTACGTCGGCGAGGTCGGCCACATGGTGATCCGCCCCGGCGGGCGGGACTGCTACTGCGGCAGCAGCGGCTGCTGGGAGACCGAGATCGGGGAAGCGGCGCTGTGCCGGGCGCTGGGGCTGCCCGAGCAGACTCCGCGCGGGGTGACCCTGGTCGAGCTGCGGGAGCTCGGCAGGGACCCCGATGCGGCCTGGGAACGGCTGGCCGAGTTCGCCGAGTGGTTGACCCTCGGCCTCGTCAACGTGGTGAACCTGCTCGGCCCGGAGCTGGTGGTGCTCGGTGAGCTGTTCACCGCGCTGCCGGAGCCGGTGGTGGACAGGGTGGCCGCCGAGGTGCGCCGGCGCAGCCTGGTCAGCAGGGCGGTGGGCGGTACCCGGATCGTGCGCTCCGCGCTCGGCGCGGACGTCAAGCTGCTCGGTGCCGCCGAGATCGCCTTCGAGCGCGCGCTCGACACCGTCTAACCGGGCCGGTGACAGCAGAAGGGCGGGGATCCGAGCTGGATCCCCGCCCTTCCGGCGTCGTGTCTGGGGTCGATCAGCCGCGCTGGATATCGGCTGCCAGTTCCTTGAGCTTGGTCTCGTGCTCACGGGCGTGGTGTCCGCAGAAGAGCAACTCGCCACCGGTGCTGAGGATGGCTCGAACCTGGGCTGCGGCACCGCAACGGTCACAACGGTCGGCAGCGGTCAGTTCGGGGCGGGTGAGCGTCGGTGATGTCATGTGGAGTCTCCCTCCGTCCCGGCATCGGTTACCCGATGCCATCGATCCAGCTACGACCACTTCGGCACTGACTCCGGGGGCGGGGGTCGCCGCCGGCTCCGCGGTGTTCGTGCTTCCACTCTTGCAGACGTTTGGGGACTCGCAACTGTTCCCGCGCCCGTGGGACGAGTGTCACGCCGAATTACTCCGGATGTCGTAAGCGCGTCTCGCAGGGCAGGACGAAAACGCTCTGAAGACGCTGTTTGGGCTGATCATGGCGGGTGCTCCGACCGCCTTCCTGGGCCCGTGAAGACGGATCTGCCCGATTTCGGCCCCGGTCTTGTTCGTTCTCAGCGGAATTCCCCAGCCGGTCCGTGACCGGACCGTTTCCCTCCCCCATCCCCCGCGAGGGTGGGGCCGACCGCGATAATGCGGTGATGACCCCAGCTGCACCGGCGGCCACCGTCTCCGACAGTCACCCGGCGATCACCTGTGGTCACGGCGGACCGGTCCCGTGCGCGTGGCGGTCCTAGTGGGCCTGCTGGACGAGCTGCACTGGTTTCCCGGTGGTTCCGCGCTGCTGGCCGCCGCACGCGCCGAGCGCCCGCAGAAGGACGGGATGTGCGGCGCCTTCGTGACGCTGGTCTCCCTGCGGGTGCACGGGATCCGGCTGGCCGACCAGGACGAGGCGGCGGCCGCCGCCGGCACCGTGCTGCTGGCGGACGCGCGGGCCACCCTGCCCGAGGGGGAGCCCGGTCGTGCCGACTTTCGGCTGGACCTGCCCCGCACCGAGGTTCCCGCGGCGGCCGGAACTTCTGCGGCCGGGATCGCCACCGCGGTCGAGACCCTGTCCGGCGGTGCGCTGCGGGCGGTGCCCGCCGCCGGGGACTGGACCGCGTCGAAGCTGGGCCGGCTGCTGGATCTGGTGCACCTGCTGCCCAGGGTCGCGGTGATCGCCAATGTGGACACCGCCGAGCTCGGCGCGCAGGACACGCCCGAACAGGCGCTGCGGGACTACCTGGAGACCGGGATGCCCCCGCTGTGGGCGTCACGCTGGCGGGTCGGTCATTTCGCGCTGATCGGTGGCACCCTCATCGGCGACGGCGGCACCTTGGTGTCCATTGTGGACACATACGCCTCGCTCGGTCGGGACGGGGTGCATCTGCAACTGGTGGAGAACCTGGCGAACGCCTTGCTGCGCAAGGGAATGTCGCCGGGTGGGCTGCTGCTCGTGGTGGCCGCCGAGCAGGCGGGCGCGGCGGCGAACCTGGTCGAGTCGACCGGCCTGCTCGCCCGCCCCTGGGACAGCTGCGCGAGCTGAGCGCTCAGACCAGCCAGCTCCCGCCCCGCATCAGCGTCCGGCCGGGCAGCTCGTTCTCCTCGCGCCAGGCCAGAATCCGTGTCGGCGTGACGCGGAAGAAGGCGAACCCTTCGCTTTCGCGGGCGTCCCAGTGCTTCTCGGCGAACGGCTCGGCGAACTCGGCCGGCACCGTGCCCGGCTCGAAGGTCCGCACGGTGCCGTCGATCAGCACCACGTCCCTGGTCTGCCCGATGCCGATCCGCGCCCGGCCGGAGGCGCGCAGGATCCGCCCGGTGGGGCTGGCCGCCGGGGTGGCGAAGGTGAGGCCGGCGCCGTCCCAGTGGAAGGAGAGCGGAAGCAGCCGGAAGTCGCCGTCGGTGCCGGCCGCGGCCAGCCACGCGTCGATCTCATGCTCCAGCTTGGCCAGCGTGTCCTGCTTGCGGGTGTGCGCGTCCCTCGGCGCCGGGTGGCTCATACCTCACATTTACCACCTCCGCCCTCGTGAGTGAAAAACGTTGCCCCGGCAACACTTTTCATTCACGAGGGCGGACAAGGCCGGACTCCTGGGCCAGGATCGCGGCCTGCACCCTGGAACGCAGGTCCAGTTTGGTCAGCACCCGGGAGACGTGCGTTTTGACCGTGGTCTCACCGATGAACAGCCGGCCCGCGATCTGCGCGTTGGACAGCCCTTCGCCGAGGCAGCCGAGCACCTCGCGCTCGCGTTCGGTGAGGGTGTCCAGCCCCGCCGGACTGGACACCGGAGCCGGCGCACCGGCCGCGAAAGCGGTGATCAGCTTGCGGGTGATCTGCGGAGCCAGCACGCCCTCCCCGGCCGCCACCAGGCGCACCGCCTCGATCAGCCTGGCCGCCTCCACCGACTTGAGCAGGAACCCGGCCGCACCCGCCCTGAGCGCGGCGTAGACGTACTCGTCGAGGTCGAAGGTGGTCAGCACCAGCACCTGGGACAGTCCCTCGGCGACCAGCTCGCGGGTGGCCGCGATCCCGTCCACCCCCGGCATGCGCACGTCCATCAGCACCACATCCGGGCGCAGCGCCCTGGCCTGGCGCACCGCCGCCGCCCCATCCGCCGCTTCCCCGACGACCTCGATGCCCTCGGCGTTGTCCAGGATCAGCACCAGCCCCGCCCTGATCGCCCCGTGGTCGTCCGCCACAAGGACCCTGATCATTGCCGCCTCGGCGGGAGTCATGTGCCCAGCCCGGAGATCGGCAGCACCGCGCGCACCAGCCAGCCCGCCTCCGACGGCCCGGCGGACAGCGAACCGCCCACCGCCATCGCCCGCTCCCGCATGTTCAGCAACCCCCGCCCGGTGTCTTCGCCGGCTTCGGCCGTGCCCGCCTTCAGCTCGTTCGCCACTTCGATGGTGAGTATCTCCCCGCTGTGCCGGATGGACACCTTGGCATGCGTCCCGGGCGCGTGCTTCACCGCATTGGTGAGCGCTTCCTGGGCGATCCGGTAGGCGGTCAGGTCGACCGCGGCCGGCAGCGGCACCGATTCGTCGAGCTCCGAGCTGACCTCCACCCGCATCCCGCTGGCCCTGGCCGAATCGACCAGTTTGGACAGTTCGGCCAGCCGCGCGGGCGCGGTCGTCTCGTCTCCGCCGTCCCCGCCCGCTCTGTTTTCCTCGGAGCGCAGCAGGCCGATCATCGCCCGCATCTCCTCCAGCGCCTGCACGCTGTTCTCCCGCACCGAGCCGAGCACCCGGCGGGCGGTCGCCGGGTCCGCGTCGTTGATGGACAGCACCGCCTCGGACTGGATGGCGATCGCGGACAGATGCCCGGCGATCACGTCGTGCAGATCCCTTGCCATCCTGGCCCGTTCCTCGGCGACCGCGGCGTTGCGGTCCAGCTCGCCGATCCTGGCCAGGTTCGCCGCGTTCGCCCGCTCGTTGTCCGCGATCATCTTGTGCTGCCGGACATTCGTCGCCCACCACACCGGGACCACCACCAGCGGCAGCGCGGCCACGGCCGCCACCACGCCGGCCCGCCAGTCCGGGGCGATCAGCAGCGCGACGACCACGGCGCCGATGGTGGTCATCGCCGCGGCCGGGACCATCGCCGTGCTCAGCCGCCGCGAGCCGTACAGGGTCGCGGCGTAGAGCAGGTCGGAGAAGGCGACCAGCGTGGGCGCGCTGAGCCCGTTGGCCACGTCCACCCCCAGCAGCACCGCCGCGGCGGCCAGCGCGGCACCGGGCCGGTGCCGCCGGAACACCTCGGCCACGCAGATGCCTCCGAAGATGGCGAACCGCCACCATGCCAGCTCGTCCGGCGAGCTGAACAGCGGATAGAGCCCGGTGCTGTAAAGCAGGCAGCCGGCCACGAAGGTGCCGACCCCGATCACGATGTCCTGCTGCCACGGTCCCAGCCGCCGGAAGTTCAGCACGGAGGGCAGGTTGAGCGCGGGCACGTTGTCATCACAGCACATCGGCGGCGAACCGGCGTCCTACGAACTGATGACGGCGATCTCGTGCCCTTCGTGGACGCGGCCGGACCGGGCCGGGGAGCAGGCTGAGCGGGTGAACAAGATTCTGGACTTCATCGCCGAGAACCCGATGGCCGCGGTGATCGCCGCCGGCGAGATCGGCTTCTGGGTCTTCATCGCCGCCGGCCTGGTGGCCCGCTACCTGCTCCGGCTGCGCCGGACCGGCGCGGTGCTGCTCGCCGCGACCCCGGCGATCGACCTGGCGGTGCTGGTCGCCACCATGGTCGACCTGGCCGGCGGCGGCACCGCGACCGGGGTGCACGGGCTCGCGGCGGTCTACCTCGGCTTCAGCGTGGCCTTCGGGCCGCGGATGATCCGCTGGGCCGACGCCAAGTTCGCGCAGCGGTTCGCGGGCGGACCACCGCCGCCGAAGCCGCCAAAGTACGGCCGCGCGAAGGTCCGCTACGAGTGGCAGGAATGGGGCCGGTGCGTGCTCGGCGCCGGGATCGCCGCGGCCGTGCTGCTGGTGCTGATCTTCGTGGTCGGCTCGCCGGCGCAGACCACCGAGCTGTGGTCGATCAGCGGGGTCGGCTGGCTGCCGAGACTCGGCATGATCACCGCGATCTGGTTCGCCACCGGACCGCTGTGGGTCACGTTGTCGCCGCCGAAAGAGCAGGCGCACGAACAAGGGGAGAGGACGTTCTCATGATCGAGGCAATCGGGATCCTGCTGATGGTGCAGGGCGTCGGCGGGTTCATCAACCGGGTCGCCCAAAGCGGTTCGAAGAGCTGGTTCGTCCAGCTGCACGTGCTCCCGGACAGCCTGCACATCGCGGCGAGCGTGGTGCTGGCGCTGACCGGGCTGGTGCTGGTGGTCGTCTCTTCCGGCAAGCGCAAGAGCAACTCCGGCAAGTAGAGCGGGTCGGCCGTGCGGGGGTCACGGCCGGCCGAAAAGGCCCGGTCACCGGCGAGCTTTCGCCGGTGACCGGGCCTTCCGTCTGCCGCCTCAGTCTGTGTTGGATCCGCGCCGCGACGAAAAGCGTGTCGCGGCGCGTGCACCTCCCTCGGCGGGAGGTTGCCGTCGCCGGCAGGCTGCCGATGCCGCCTCAGTCGAGGTAGTCCCGCAGGACCTGGGATCGGGAGGGGTGGCGGAGTTTGGACATGGTCTTGGATTCGATCTGCCTGATCCGTTCGCGGGTGACGCCGTAGACCTGGCCGATCTCGTCCAGGGTGCGGGGCTGTCCGTCGGTGAGTCCGAATCGCAACCGGACGACGCCGGCTTCGCGTTCGGACAGGGTCTGCAGCACGGACTGCAACTGGTCTTGCAGCAAGGTGAACGACACCGCGTCCACGGCCACCACGGCTTCGGAGTCCTCGATGAAGTCGCCGAGCTGGGAGTCGCCTTCGTCGCCGATGGTCTGGTCCAGCGAGATCGGCTCCCGCGCGTACTGCTGGATCTCCAGTACCTTTTCCGGCGAGATGTCCATCTCCTTGGCCAACTCCTCCGGAGTCGGCTCCCGTCCGAGATCCTGCAGCAGTTCGCGCTGGATCCGGCCGAGCTTGTTGATCACCTCGACCATGTGCACCGGGATCCGAATGGTCCGCGCCTGGTCCGCCATCGCCCTGGTGATCGCCTGCCGGATCCACCAGGTCGCGTAGGTGGAGAACTTGAAACCCTTGGTGTAGTCGAACTTCTCGACCGCGCGGATCAGACCCAGGTTGCCCTCTTGGATGAGGTCCAGGAAGGCCATGCCGCGTCCGGTGTAGCGCTTGGCCAGCGACACCACCAGCCGCAGGTTCGCCTCCAGCAGATGGAACTTGGCACGCTCACCGTCGCGGACGATCCACTTGAGGTCGCGCCGCATCTGAGTGGCGATTTTTTCGCCGTCCTCCTCGGCGCCACGCACCCGCTCAGCGGCGTA includes:
- a CDS encoding DUF7455 domain-containing protein, producing MTSPTLTRPELTAADRCDRCGAAAQVRAILSTGGELLFCGHHAREHETKLKELAADIQRG
- a CDS encoding DUF6885 family protein produces the protein MAVLVGLLDELHWFPGGSALLAAARAERPQKDGMCGAFVTLVSLRVHGIRLADQDEAAAAAGTVLLADARATLPEGEPGRADFRLDLPRTEVPAAAGTSAAGIATAVETLSGGALRAVPAAGDWTASKLGRLLDLVHLLPRVAVIANVDTAELGAQDTPEQALRDYLETGMPPLWASRWRVGHFALIGGTLIGDGGTLVSIVDTYASLGRDGVHLQLVENLANALLRKGMSPGGLLLVVAAEQAGAAANLVESTGLLARPWDSCAS
- a CDS encoding RNA polymerase sigma factor, whose product is MAAARTATRSGTKKTSAAKPADPDTEADGQEGAKTPGRKPAARKTAAKKAPAKGAAKGEDTKGEPDGPEDIDEAELETPDLSELEEVEVDVVDATVVDEPDEPDAAAETDTPAPAEKGAKAGTESSFVWDEEESEALRQARKDAELTASADSVRAYLKQIGKVALLNAEEEVELAKRIEAGLYAAERVRGAEEDGEKIATQMRRDLKWIVRDGERAKFHLLEANLRLVVSLAKRYTGRGMAFLDLIQEGNLGLIRAVEKFDYTKGFKFSTYATWWIRQAITRAMADQARTIRIPVHMVEVINKLGRIQRELLQDLGREPTPEELAKEMDISPEKVLEIQQYAREPISLDQTIGDEGDSQLGDFIEDSEAVVAVDAVSFTLLQDQLQSVLQTLSEREAGVVRLRFGLTDGQPRTLDEIGQVYGVTRERIRQIESKTMSKLRHPSRSQVLRDYLD
- a CDS encoding sensor histidine kinase — encoded protein: MPALNLPSVLNFRRLGPWQQDIVIGVGTFVAGCLLYSTGLYPLFSSPDELAWWRFAIFGGICVAEVFRRHRPGAALAAAAVLLGVDVANGLSAPTLVAFSDLLYAATLYGSRRLSTAMVPAAAMTTIGAVVVALLIAPDWRAGVVAAVAALPLVVVPVWWATNVRQHKMIADNERANAANLARIGELDRNAAVAEERARMARDLHDVIAGHLSAIAIQSEAVLSINDADPATARRVLGSVRENSVQALEEMRAMIGLLRSEENRAGGDGGDETTAPARLAELSKLVDSARASGMRVEVSSELDESVPLPAAVDLTAYRIAQEALTNAVKHAPGTHAKVSIRHSGEILTIEVANELKAGTAEAGEDTGRGLLNMRERAMAVGGSLSAGPSEAGWLVRAVLPISGLGT
- a CDS encoding response regulator; this translates as MIRVLVADDHGAIRAGLVLILDNAEGIEVVGEAADGAAAVRQARALRPDVVLMDVRMPGVDGIAATRELVAEGLSQVLVLTTFDLDEYVYAALRAGAAGFLLKSVEAARLIEAVRLVAAGEGVLAPQITRKLITAFAAGAPAPVSSPAGLDTLTEREREVLGCLGEGLSNAQIAGRLFIGETTVKTHVSRVLTKLDLRSRVQAAILAQESGLVRPRE
- a CDS encoding ROK family transcriptional regulator, yielding MTSTPVARPDEVRRHNRTTLLRLLHVGGPVTRAALASELGLNRSTIKILVDSLAEAGVVEERVPRPGRGAGRPSLLVLPQPQAAVVLAVDVQVEHVAIALVGLGGQILGRNSWNLRQRTREPDEVITHVIESATVLAGDLGCTPVAAGVSVPGVIRRRDGHVHEAPNLRWTDVALGERLGSVLRVPVLVGNDAELGAVAEHLRGSARGCSDVVYVSADVGVGGGVIAEGSALRGTAGYVGEVGHMVIRPGGRDCYCGSSGCWETEIGEAALCRALGLPEQTPRGVTLVELRELGRDPDAAWERLAEFAEWLTLGLVNVVNLLGPELVVLGELFTALPEPVVDRVAAEVRRRSLVSRAVGGTRIVRSALGADVKLLGAAEIAFERALDTV
- a CDS encoding sugar ABC transporter permease gives rise to the protein MTDTTDAGARPVEQPADERPSGVITDFGIDTTSMSTGEAIRDYFSRLKAGQLGSLPALLGLAALVILFAVLSDSFLTLYNIANLFAQGAGQTIIAMGIVFVLLIGEIDLSAGTASGVAGALMALHFVRGGNLLGSMGSTVYFVFLVVLVIAVLVAVLLRIWAGAALSAVAIAIVLSGLAANPWVEMLLAICAGTAIGCITGFLVSRIGMPSFVVTLALFLVWQGVILQLIGEGGTLGINASPVLNQVANGNLSTTGSWLLFVVGAGGFAAVTLGGHFSRLNRGLVTKPTPLVLFKVALIAVLGAVATAVLTTNRAPNANIVISGVPYVVPIVLVLLTIGTYVLNRTRYGRHIYAVGGNAEAARRAGINVGKVRASVFVICSSVAAVGAIVYSSKVGSVDPQAGGLNTLLFAVGAAVIGGTSLFGGRGRVVDAVIGGLVLAVVGNGLGLLQQSAAVVNIITGLVLLLAATVDALSRRRAAAAPR